TCCAAGTACGCGGCGATGGGGCCTGCGCGCGCGATGTCGTCCCTGCTTTTCGACGGGGACGAGGACTACCTCAACGAGTTCGACCCCCGCCGAGTCCTGGCGGACGAGGAGCCCGGCAGGTCGGGTCCGCGTCCGGGGCGGGAAAATCGAACGTCGGAAAGCAAGAAGCCCCAAGCGGGCTTCTCTTGGGAGGACGTGCTTTAGGTCGGTGTGACGCCGAGGCTCTTGCCGGCGAGGGAATCGCGGCGCACTTTGAGCTTTTCGACGATTGCTGCAACCGCCTGCGATGCCGGGGAATCCGGCTGGGCGATGACGACTGGGGTGCCGTCGTCGCCGTGCTCGCGCAGCGTGGGGTCGAGCGGGACGGAGCCGAGAAGCGGGACGTCGCTGTCTGTGAGCGCGGTGAGGCGGTCCGCGACGCGCTGGCCGCCGCCCTCGCCGAAGACGTGCATGGTGGTGCCGTCCGGCATGGCGAGGCCGGCCATGTTCTCGATGACACCGGCGATGCGCTGGTTGGTTTGCTGCGCGATCGTGCCCGCGCGCTCCGCGACCTCGGCGGCGGCGGCCTGCGGTGTGGTGACGATGATCAGCTCCGCGTTGGGCACAAGCTGCGCGACGGTGATGGCGACGTCGCCGGTGCCGGGCGGGAGGTCCATGAAGAGGACGTCTAGGTCGCCCCAGTAAACGTCGCCGAGGAACTGCTGGATGGCGCGGGTGAGCATGGGACCGCGCCAGACGATCGGCGCGTTGCCCTCCACGAATTGGCCGATGGAGATGTGGCGGACGTTGTGGGTGATCGGGGGCATGATCATCTCATCCACCACCGTCGGGCCCTTGTCCGCCGAGCCCATGAGGCCGGGGATGGAGTGGCCGTAGATGTCCGCGTCCACGATCCCGACGGTGAGGCCCTGCGCCGCCATCGCGGTGGCGAGGTTGACCGTCATGGAGGACTTGCCCACGCCGCCCTTGCCGGACGCGACGGCGAAGATGCGCGTGCGCGTGTCCGGATCCGCGAACGGGATGGCGGGGCCGGTCTGCTCGCCGCGGAGCTTCTGGGCGAGTTCGCGGCGCTGCTCGTCGCTCATCGTGTGCATGGTGACGGTGACGGCGCCTGCGCCCGGCAGCTCCTCGAGCACGGCTCGGGTGTTGCTCTCGATGGTGTCGCGCATCGGGCATCCGGCGATGGTGAGGTAGATACCGGCGGCGATGTCCGTGGTGCCGGCGGGGTTGTCGCTGAGCTTGACCGATTCGACCATGCCGAGTTCGGTGATGGGTTTACCGATCTCCGGGTCCTCGACGCGAGCGAGGGCCTCGAGGACATCGGCTTCGGTGATGGGGGCGTGGGAAGTATCCATATCAAATCGCAAGTATAAGGCCGTGGGCCGACGTGGGGAAACGCATGTATAGTCGGGGGCTGCAACCTTAGACCTTGAAGTTTCAAAAGAAAGCGAGCTTTCTATGACGCGCCCGAGCCCGACGGCGACCTCCCGCAAACTGCCCACCGGCTGGCCGGTCGGCAGCTTCAACACTTACGAGGAAGCGCAGGCAGCCGTCGACGGGTTGTCCGACCGCGCGTTCCCCGTGGAGAAGCTGACCATCGTCGGCGTTGACCTGATGCAGGTGGAGAACATCACCGGCCGCCTCACGTGGGGCCGCGTCCTGGGCGGCGGCGCGCTGTCCGGCGCGTGGATGGGTCTGTTCATCGGTCTCATCTTCGCCCTGTTCGCTATGCCAGGCACCGGGTGGGCCGTGTTCTTCTGGTCGCTCTTAATCGGTGCGCTGTTTGGCCTCGTATTCGCCGCGATTGCGTACGGGTTCAGCGGCGGCAAACGCGACTTCGCATCCGCGACCACTATCGTCGCCGGGCGCTACGATGTCCTGTGCGAGCCCGAGCACGCCCCGCAAGCCCGCGACATGATCGCAGGTATTGCGAACCGACCGGTGCCGCGCGTCCAGGATTCCGAGCAGGCTCCGGCTCAGGCACCGGCACAGCAGGAGGCACCGGCACAGCCGAAGCCGAACGTTGCGAACCAGGCGGGCACGAACCAGCCTGCCACGAACCAGGCGCGCACGAACCAGCCTGGCGATCCGCAGTAGCCACTGCCTAACGCGGTAACATCAGGGCCCAGACTGAGAAAGGATGGGCCCACCAATGCGATCCTTCTTTCGCGCTGTCGCCGGCACCGTAGCATTCGCCGCGGTGTCGGCGTTTTGCGTCGGCTGCACCGTGGACCCGGACCAAGGCGGATCCCCCTGGTTCCAGTCCGAGGGGCGCATCCCGGTGGCAATCGGGGTGGAATCTGATTCGCCGGAACAGGTAGTGCTCGGCGAGATTTACAGCCGCATCTTCGACCAGATGGGGTACGCCGTCGGCATCACCAGCTTGGCCGAGGGCGCCGCGCGCGACGGGGTGGAAACGCTGCGCACCGAGCCCGTAGACCTTGTAGTGTCCTGCACCGGCGCGCTGCTGGAGGCGGAGGACCCGGCGGCGGCCGCGGCGCTTGCGCAGTCCGGCGCGACGGGGGAGGAGCTCTCCCGCCTCACCTACGACGCCGCGCAGGGCATAATGCCTGCCGACGTCCGCACAGTCGACCCGTCACCCGCCCAGGGATGCGCCGGCATGGGCAACGAGGACTTGCCGCAGAACATCATCCCGCTGTTCCGGGACACGGCCTTTGACCGCGGCACCGTGTTCCGCATCAACTTCATCACCCGCGTGCTCGCGACAGGTGATTTGACCGAAATGGCGGAACGCGTGGAAGCGGGGGAGTCCGTCGCCGAGGCCACCGAGGAGTGGCTGATGGAATACGCCGGCATCCGCCCGCCGGAGGAATAAGCCGAAGAAAACGGCCGGCCCGAGGGATGAACTCGTCTCGGGCCGGCCGTTTCAGCGTGGGGCTAGCGGGGTTTAGGCGCTAGTTGGCAAACGCTTCGTCGATAAGCGCCTGCTCCTCCTGCTGGTGAACCTTGGCCACACCGGTAGCGGTGGTGGACTGGGCGCGGCGGGAAACGCGGACCATCTCCGGCATGTCCGGGATGAGGTCGCGCAGGTGCTCGTTGTAGAACGGCCATGCGCCCTGGTTGGCCGGCTCGTCCTGCACCCAGCGAATCTGCTTCACGTTCGGGTAGTTCGCAAACGCGTCGGCGAGGCGGTTGAACGGGATCGGGTGGAGCATCTCCACACGGATGATGGCAACGTCGTCGCGGCCGTCCTTCTCCTGGCGCTTCGCAAGCTCGTAGTAGATCTTGCCGGAGCACAGCAGGATGGTCTCCACCTTGTCGTGCTTCGCGCCGTCAACCAACTTGTTGCCGCGGGAGACAAAGTTCGGGTCATCGATCACGGACTCGAACTTGGTGGCCTCGATGAAGTCCGCCGGCTGGGACACGGCGGCCTTGTTGCGCAGCATGGACTTCGGCGTGAACACGACCAGCGGGCGCTTCATCTCACCCAGCGCCTGGCGGCGCAGCAGGTGGAAGTGGTTCGCCGGGGTGGACGGCTGGGCCACGGTCATGGAGCCCTCCGCGCACAGCTGCAGGTAGCGCTCGATGCGTGCCGACGAGTGGTCCGGACCCTGACCCTCGTAACCGTGCGGCAGAAGCATGGTGAGGCTGGACAGCTCGCCCCACTTGGTCTCGCCGGAGGAGATGTACTCGTCGATGATGGTCTGGGCGCCGTTGGCGAAGTCGCCGAACTGCGCTTCCCAAGCCACCACGGCGTCCTGGTCGCCCAGGGAGTAGCCGTACTCGAAGCCCAGGCCCGCGTACTCGGTCAGCGCGGAGTTGTAGACCTCGAAGCGGCCGCCGTTGTCTGCCTCAAGCGCGTTGTGGTCGAGCGGGTTGTATGCCTCGCCGTTCTCCGGGTTGTACAGCACCGCGTGGCGCTGGGTGAAGGTGCCGCGCTGGGAGTCCTCGCCGGCGAGGCGGACAAACTTGCCCTGCTCCGCCAAGGAACCGAAGGCGAGCAGCTCGCCCCAGCCCCAGTCGATGTCGCCGCCCTCGAAGGAGCCGCCGCGGTTCTTCAGCACGTTCTTCAGGCGCTTGTTCGGCGTGAAGTCCTCCGGCAGGTCCGCGTAGGTCTCTGCGAGGCGCTTGAAGGTGTCCTCGTCGATGGAGGTATCCAGGCCGCGGGTGAGCTTCTGCGCCTCGGTGATGCCGGTCTGCTCGCTCGGCTGGCCCTCGGATGCCTTCACGTCGGAGAACACGGCATCCAGCTGGTCGTGGAAGTCCTGTGCCGCGATCTCCGCTTCTTCCTGGGTGATGTCGCCGCGGCCGATCAGGTCCTTGGTGTAGCGGGTGCGTACGGACTCGTGGTGCTCGATGCGGTCGTACATGACCGGCTGGGTCACCGTCGGGTCATCGGCCTCGTTGTGGCCGCGCAGGCGGTAGCAGATCAGGTCGATGAAGACGTCCTTGCCAAACTCGCGGCGGTACTCGGTGGCCAGCTGGGCAACCCAGGCTGCCGCCTCCGGGTCGTCGCCGTTGACGTGGAACACCGGGCAGTCGAAGCCCTTGGCCAGGTCGGTGGCGTAGTAGGAAGAACGGCCGGACTCCGGGGTGGTGGTGAAGCCGATCTGGTTGTTCACCACGATGTGGACGGTGCCGCCCACGGAGTAGCCCGGCAGGCGGGACAGGTTCAGCGTCTCCTGGACAATGCCCAGGCCGGCGAAAGAAGCGTCGCCGTGGAGCATGAGCGGGACAACCGGGTAATCATCGCGGCCCTCGGTGGCCTTGAGCAGGTCGGTCTTGGCGCGGGCCATACCCACCAGGACCGGGTCCACGGCCTCGAGGTGGGACGGGTTGGCGGCCAGGGAGACCTTGATCTCGCCGTCGCCGAACATCTGGATGTGCTCGCCCTCGAAGCCCAGGTGGTACTTCACGTCGCCGGAGCCACCCTGCTGGGCGGCCTTGAAGTTGCCCTCGAACTCGTTGAAGATCGTGGCCACCGGCTTGCCGACGATGTTGAACAGCACGTTCAGGCGGCCGCGGTGCGGCATGCCAATCACAACCTCGTCGAGGCCCTGGCCGGCGGCAGTGTCAATCACCGCGTCCATCAGCGGGATCAGGGTTTCAGCGCCCTCGAGGGAGAAGCGCTTCTGGCCCAGGTACTTGGTCTGCAAGAAGTTCTCGAACGCCTCTGCGGCGTTGAGCTTCTGCAGGATGTACTTCTGCTCCGCGGTGGTCGGCTTCGGCATGCCGGCCTCCATGCGGTCGCGCAGCCAGTCGCGCTCGTCGCGGTCCATCACGTGCGCGTACTCGGCGCCGACGTGCAGGGTGTAGGCGGCGCGCAGGCGGGAGAGCACCTCGCGCAACGTCATGGTCTCCTTGCCGCCGAAGCCGCCGACGTGGAACGTGCGGTCCAGGTCCCAGATGGTCAGGCCGTGGGACTCCAGCAGCAGGTCGCGGGAATCCGGCTTGGGCAGACCCGGCTGGTGCCAGCGCAACGGGTTGGTGTCCGCGATGAGGTGGCCGCGCGCACGGTAGGAGTGGATGAGCTGCATGATGCGGGTGTCCTTGTTGATACCCGTGTCCGGCAGGTCCTGTGCCCAACGCAGCGGCGCGTAGGGGATCTCCAGGGAATCGAAGATGGCGTCCCAGAACTTATCGTCGATAAGCAGCTGCGCAATGTCGCGCAGGAACTCGCCGGACTCGGCGCCCTGGATCACGCGGTGGTCGTAGGTAGAGGTGAGCGTGACCAGCTTGCCCACGCCGAGCTCTGCCAGGCGGTCCTCGGAAGCGCCGGCGAACTCCGCCGGGTAGTCCATCGCGCCAACGCCCACGATGGTGCCCTGGCCCTTGGTCAGGCGCGGGATGGAGTGACGGGTGCCAATGCCGCCCGGGTTGGTCAGCTGGATGGTGACACCGGAGAAGTCATCCATGGTCAGCTTGCCAATGCGGGCGCGGTCCACAATGTCCTCGTAGGCCTTGACAAAGCCCGCGAAGTCCAGGGTCTCGCACTCCTTGATCGCAGCGACGACGAGGGAGCGGGAACCGTCCTTCTGCGGCAGGTCAATCGCCAGGCCGAGGTTGATGTGCTCCGGCTGGACGGCGAAGGACTTCTTCTCCTCCTCGCGGTAGCTCTTGTTCATGTCCGGGTGCAGCTTGGTGGCCTGGACTGGACAATGGCGTAGCCAATGATGTGGGTGAAGGAGATCTTGCCGCCGCGGGTGCGCTTCAGGTGATCATTAATCAGCGCGCGGTTTTCAAACATCAGCTTCACCGGCATGTCGCGCACGGTGGTGGCGGTGGGCACCTCGAGGGACTCATTCATGTTCTTGGCAATTGCCTTGAACGCGCCCTTGAGCTGGGTCTCGCCCGGGGTGACCTCGACGGACTCGATGCGGTCCAGCGGGGACTGCTTCGGCTTCGGGGTGACCGGCTTGGAGGTCTTCTTGGCGGCGGCTGCAGAAGCTGCCTCATCCACCTTGGTCTCGCGCCCGTCCTGGCTCGGGGCGGCGGTGGTGCGCGCTACCTTGGGCTCGGTCTTCGCGGTGGAAGCACCGTCCTGGGAAGGCGACACGTTGGCGGTGCCCTTCGCGGTCGTGGGCGCGCCCTTCTTCTCAAAGAGCTCGCGCCATTCCTGGTCCACGGAGTTGGGGTCCTCCTGGAACTGCTGGAACATCTCGTCAACCAGCCAGCTGTTCTGGCCGAAAGTGTTTTCGCTGCTCACGGCAGGTGTTCGCCTTCCTATCGTTTGAATCGTGCATTGTCTACAAAGACTTCTGCTGAGACTTCAAACCGATGGTAACGAAACATGTCTTGCTGCGGGACACCGCATAGCAATAATCGCTGGCAACGTGCGCTGTTACCCCCAAAATCGGTAACCGCTAGCGGTGCGCCGCCCACATGGCCGCGTAGCGCCCGCCGGCGGCGATCAGCTCGTCCGGAGTGCCGTCTTCGACCACCTCGCCGCCGTCGATCACCAGGATCCGGTCCGCGCGCGCCGCCGTGGCCAGACGGTGGGCGACGATCACGGAGGTCCGCCCGGCCGTGGCGGAGTCGGCGGCGTCCAGCACGGCGCGTTCGGTGGCTGGGTCCAACGTTGCGGTGGCCTCGTCCAGCAGCACCACGTCCGGCTGCAGCATCTCGGCGCGCGCGAGCGCGATGATCTGCCGCTGGCCCGAACTCAAGCCGCGCCCTCGGCCGCCGACACGCGCCGTGAACCCGCCCGGGATGGCCGCAATCACGTCCAGCGCGCCGATGCGCCGCACGGCGTCCTCCACCTCGGCATCGCTCGAGCCGGGTACGCCGTATGCGATGTTCGCCGCCACCGTGCCCTCGAACAGGGTGGATTCCTGCGGCACCTGGGCGAGCGCACGCCGCCACTGCGCGAGCGGGAACTCCGCGACATCCCTCCCGGACGCGCGCACCGCGCCTGAGGTTGGATCATAAAACCGGGCCAGCAGCTTGACGACGGTCGATTTCCCCGCCCCCGTCGGCCCCACCAACGCCACTGTCTCCCCGGGGCGCAGGACAAGGTCCATGTGGTCGATGACCTGGGGCGACTTCGGGTCGTCGGGGCGGTAGGTAAAGGAGACGTCGTCAAGCATGAGCTCCCCGCGCGCGGCGGAGGAAGCCCCGGGGGTAGCACCGGTGTCGGGGACGGTGGTGCGTTCCGCGAGGAGGGCGGTGATGCGCTCGAAGCTGACGGTGGCTTGCTGCCAGGAGTCGAAGATCTGGCCGAGCTGCTGGATGGGGCCGTAGAGCAGGCCGAGGTACATGGTGAAGGCGACAAGGACGCCGACGGAGAGGCTGCCTTCCGCGACGC
Above is a genomic segment from Corynebacterium sp. CNCTC7651 containing:
- the tatB gene encoding Sec-independent protein translocase protein TatB — protein: MFSSFGWVEFFVLLILGLIVIGPERLPGVIEDVRAAIYAARKAINNAKQELNGELDEFEEFRKPLDTVSKYAAMGPARAMSSLLFDGDEDYLNEFDPRRVLADEEPGRSGPRPGRENRTSESKKPQAGFSWEDVL
- a CDS encoding Mrp/NBP35 family ATP-binding protein — protein: MDTSHAPITEADVLEALARVEDPEIGKPITELGMVESVKLSDNPAGTTDIAAGIYLTIAGCPMRDTIESNTRAVLEELPGAGAVTVTMHTMSDEQRRELAQKLRGEQTGPAIPFADPDTRTRIFAVASGKGGVGKSSMTVNLATAMAAQGLTVGIVDADIYGHSIPGLMGSADKGPTVVDEMIMPPITHNVRHISIGQFVEGNAPIVWRGPMLTRAIQQFLGDVYWGDLDVLFMDLPPGTGDVAITVAQLVPNAELIIVTTPQAAAAEVAERAGTIAQQTNQRIAGVIENMAGLAMPDGTTMHVFGEGGGQRVADRLTALTDSDVPLLGSVPLDPTLREHGDDGTPVVIAQPDSPASQAVAAIVEKLKVRRDSLAGKSLGVTPT
- a CDS encoding ABC transporter permease translates to MTRPSPTATSRKLPTGWPVGSFNTYEEAQAAVDGLSDRAFPVEKLTIVGVDLMQVENITGRLTWGRVLGGGALSGAWMGLFIGLIFALFAMPGTGWAVFFWSLLIGALFGLVFAAIAYGFSGGKRDFASATTIVAGRYDVLCEPEHAPQARDMIAGIANRPVPRVQDSEQAPAQAPAQQEAPAQPKPNVANQAGTNQPATNQARTNQPGDPQ